Proteins co-encoded in one Arachis hypogaea cultivar Tifrunner chromosome 11, arahy.Tifrunner.gnm2.J5K5, whole genome shotgun sequence genomic window:
- the LOC112721561 gene encoding protein MAIN-LIKE 1-like, with the protein MVEFQHDWPLASALIERWRLESYTFHPPCGEMTITLQDVAYQLRLRIDGDPVGGCIEDKQSQTKWTVKLTWFHNTVCSELEQDTTEERLMRYTRGYIMQLIGGILFPDASDSRVYIRWLSLLVDLNTYGWLSWGSAVLAWLYRQMCHAMEHGQCNLGGCVSLLLSWAYHHFLLLRPDGFNTRRFSLIERWIQYWPDNARGESRLRHYRCTLNGIGMLNVDWMSYANPQLIGKVPPAIAEAEALAALVCLLLCFAIIEWHQVDGVVRQFGGLQHILTRPLNIDEMHRLDGRFGRDEWFP; encoded by the exons ATGGTTGAGTTCCAGCACGATTGGCCACTTGCATCAGCGTTGATAGAGAGGTGGAGGCTTGAGTCCTACACGTTTCATCCTCCATGCGGGGAGATGACTATCACCCTACAAGACGTGGCCTATCAGCTGAGACTCAGGATCGACGGTGATCCTGTGGGTGGATGCATAG AGGACAAACAATCACAGACCAAGTGGACTGTGAAGCTCACTTGGTTCCACAACACGGTTTGTAGTGAGCTGGAGCAAGACACCACAGAGGAGCGCCTAATGAGGTACACGAGAGGGTACATCATGCAGCTGATAGGGGGTATCCTATTCCCAGATGCATCTGACTCTCGAGTGTACATCAGGTGGCTCTCCCTACTGGTGGACCTTAACACGTATGGCTGGTTATCGTGGGGCTCGGCTGTGCTGGCATGGCTATACCGCCAGATGTGCCATGCCATGGAGCATGGTCAGTGCAATTTGGGTGGGTGCGTCAGCTTACTGCTGTCCTGGGCCTATCACCATTTTTTGCTGTTACGGCCTGATGGCTTTAATACTCGTCGGTTTTCACTTATCGAAAG GTGGATTCAGTACTGGCCGGACAATGCCAGAGGCGAGAGCAGGCTTAGGCATTACAGGTGTACCCTGAATGGGATTGGGATGCTGAAT GTTGATTGGATGTCGTATGCTAACCCACAGCTGATTGGTAAAGTTCCACCGGCGATAGCTGAGGCAGAGGCCTTGGCGGCGCTTGTCTGTCTGCTGCTTTGCTTCGCTATCATCGAGTGGCATCAGGTGGACGGGGTGGTACGTCAGTTCGGTGGCCTGCAGCACATTCTGACCAGGCCACTGAACATTGATGAGATGCACAGACTAGATGGTCGGTTCGGGCGAGATGAGTGGTTCCCGTAG